Proteins encoded within one genomic window of Candidatus Bathyarchaeota archaeon A05DMB-5:
- the rnz gene encoding ribonuclease Z, giving the protein MSLHVVFLGTAGSVPTPKRSLPAVLIQRKGEQIMFDCGEGVQRQMIKAKAGFHKKMKIFVTHMHGDHVLGLPGVLQTMALLDREKKLDIYGPSGIKRFLENIRETVQFVLTFPVEVHEIYKEGVVCEENEYVVQAVWANHVIPSLAYAFIEKPRPGRFFPEKAKALGVPEGPLWSKLQHGHKVRLSNGKVVKPEDVTGLPRPGRKIVYTGDTRPFKGFVKFATNADLLIHDATLDDDLAERAEEDGHSTPSQAAKNAKKAKVKQLVLTHVSARYEDTSKLLAEARKFFKNTLVAEDFMKIEIPLKET; this is encoded by the coding sequence ATGAGTTTGCATGTTGTTTTCCTGGGCACAGCCGGAAGTGTTCCGACACCAAAAAGAAGCCTACCTGCTGTGCTTATCCAACGCAAAGGCGAACAAATAATGTTTGACTGCGGCGAGGGGGTGCAAAGGCAAATGATAAAGGCTAAAGCAGGTTTTCACAAAAAAATGAAAATTTTTGTAACACACATGCACGGCGACCATGTTCTTGGCTTGCCCGGGGTTCTGCAAACCATGGCGCTGCTTGACAGAGAAAAGAAACTTGACATTTACGGACCGTCTGGAATCAAGCGTTTCTTAGAGAATATTAGGGAAACAGTCCAGTTTGTTTTGACATTTCCAGTCGAGGTTCACGAGATATACAAGGAAGGTGTTGTGTGCGAAGAAAACGAATATGTAGTTCAAGCGGTGTGGGCAAACCATGTAATCCCAAGCTTAGCCTATGCCTTTATAGAAAAGCCTCGACCGGGAAGATTCTTTCCAGAAAAAGCCAAGGCGTTAGGTGTTCCAGAAGGCCCTTTATGGTCTAAACTACAACATGGACACAAGGTTAGATTGTCAAATGGTAAAGTGGTAAAGCCGGAAGATGTTACTGGGTTGCCTAGACCAGGAAGAAAAATTGTTTACACTGGCGATACAAGACCGTTTAAAGGCTTCGTGAAGTTTGCTACTAATGCAGACTTGCTTATTCACGATGCTACTCTGGATGACGATTTGGCTGAGAGAGCAGAGGAAGATGGGCATTCCACACCAAGCCAAGCTGCTAAAAATGCCAAAAAAGCGAAAGTAAAACAGCTGGTTCTTACGCATGTTAGCGCAAGGTATGAAGACACGAGTAAACTTCTCGCGGAGGCGCGGAAATTTTTCAAAAACACGTTGGTAGCGGAAGATTTTATGAAGATAGAGATTCCTTTGAAGGAAACAT
- a CDS encoding N-6 DNA methylase, whose translation MAKLFFLLSGEHETLPVSEVKAILEAEDYAFKILEKLDQILRLETDSKCVETVKRRAAFTRLCGLELFTCKAETNMILKNIRTANLKDVLKDRETFAVRVHHVKDYASNIDSMFLERKLGELILNKIGKTKVNLKNPDKTFIGFLTEEKFIFGIALAEIPPKPFVERRPKKKPFFHPSAMLAKLVRCMVNLAKPKTGELVFDPFCGTGSTLIEAALIGCRVLGLDIQRRMVRGTLRNLDYFGIKPEGVILADARNPPITKVDCVVADPPYGRSSTTLKRSTKQIVEEVLTAVHGMLGKGQRVCLAAPKTLNIKKTGETLGYKHLESHFVYVHRSLTREIAVFEKV comes from the coding sequence GTGGCTAAACTTTTCTTTCTGCTTTCAGGCGAACATGAAACTCTGCCAGTTTCCGAGGTAAAGGCAATACTTGAAGCGGAAGATTATGCGTTCAAAATTTTGGAGAAACTTGACCAAATTCTAAGGCTTGAAACAGATTCAAAATGTGTAGAAACCGTAAAACGTAGAGCAGCTTTCACAAGACTTTGCGGACTCGAACTATTCACCTGCAAAGCCGAAACAAATATGATACTGAAAAATATACGCACAGCAAACTTAAAAGATGTTCTAAAAGACAGAGAAACCTTTGCCGTCCGCGTGCACCACGTAAAAGACTACGCGTCCAACATTGACAGCATGTTTCTTGAAAGAAAACTTGGAGAACTCATACTCAACAAAATAGGGAAAACAAAAGTGAACCTTAAAAATCCAGATAAAACCTTCATAGGATTCTTAACCGAAGAAAAATTCATTTTCGGCATAGCACTTGCTGAGATTCCACCAAAACCATTCGTTGAGAGACGCCCAAAGAAAAAACCATTCTTCCACCCATCAGCCATGCTGGCAAAACTCGTTAGGTGCATGGTAAATTTGGCCAAACCAAAAACTGGAGAACTTGTTTTTGACCCTTTCTGCGGAACCGGAAGCACTCTGATTGAAGCTGCATTAATCGGATGCCGCGTTTTAGGTTTGGATATTCAAAGGCGAATGGTGAGAGGAACCCTCAGAAATTTAGATTATTTTGGAATAAAGCCTGAAGGAGTCATCCTTGCGGATGCACGTAATCCACCTATAACAAAAGTTGACTGCGTTGTGGCTGACCCGCCTTATGGGAGGTCTTCAACAACTCTTAAGCGTTCCACGAAGCAAATAGTTGAGGAAGTATTGACGGCTGTTCATGGCATGCTTGGCAAGGGACAGCGAGTTTGTTTGGCCGCACCAAAAACGTTAAACATCAAAAAAACAGGTGAAACTTTAGGCTACAAACATTTAGAATCCCATTTCGTTTATGTTCACAGAAGCCTAACAAGAGAAATAGCAGTGTTTGAAAAGGTGTAG